In Zhaonella formicivorans, one DNA window encodes the following:
- a CDS encoding amidohydrolase family protein, with translation MSTLIKNGWILTMDDDSTVYANGYLWISADRIAEVGQDPERQDELSREADEVIDAAGKIVIPGLINAHTHLFQTFTRGLADDKPLLDWLREEIWPFSLKMEEEDFYLAALIGCVENLKTGATSVIDQHYIHTTKGTSDRVFSAMQQSGIRGSLCRCFANIEYHPDLREEKEVILGELERLYREWHGKADGRLTLSVGPLNPWGCSPDLLVESAEFARGHGLKYQVHTAETRSVVERTVEKYGKRNVAFFHELGVLGPDTQLVHAVWLDDTEIDMVKDSGAMIVHCPVANMYLASGVAPVPKYLENDIIVALATDGPGSNNSQDMVAVLKFTACLHKVSTLNSTVLYPEDVLAMATAGGAKAMGREDLGKLAKGMKADIVIVDWKKPHIAPVHRPVSALVYNANGNDVDTVLVDGKVVVKNGKAVLVDEEALIAECQGRIKAIRKALGRD, from the coding sequence ATGTCGACTTTAATTAAAAATGGCTGGATCCTTACCATGGATGACGATAGCACAGTCTACGCTAACGGTTACCTTTGGATTTCCGCTGACCGGATCGCGGAAGTGGGACAGGATCCTGAACGGCAAGATGAGCTTTCCCGGGAAGCGGATGAGGTCATTGATGCAGCTGGTAAAATTGTCATACCCGGCCTCATCAATGCCCATACCCACCTGTTCCAGACTTTTACCAGGGGTTTAGCTGATGATAAACCTCTGTTGGATTGGCTGCGGGAAGAAATCTGGCCTTTTTCGTTAAAAATGGAAGAGGAAGACTTTTATTTGGCGGCACTTATCGGTTGCGTGGAAAATTTGAAAACCGGTGCAACCAGCGTAATTGATCAGCATTATATTCATACCACCAAGGGTACTTCCGACAGGGTGTTCAGCGCCATGCAGCAAAGCGGAATCAGGGGCAGCCTTTGCCGGTGCTTTGCCAATATAGAATACCATCCGGATTTAAGGGAAGAGAAAGAAGTCATTTTAGGCGAACTGGAGCGTTTGTACAGGGAATGGCATGGGAAAGCAGACGGCAGGCTGACATTGTCGGTAGGTCCGTTGAACCCATGGGGCTGCAGCCCGGACCTGCTGGTGGAAAGCGCTGAGTTTGCAAGGGGGCATGGTTTAAAATATCAGGTTCACACAGCTGAGACCCGCTCCGTTGTGGAACGTACTGTTGAAAAGTACGGTAAGAGGAATGTTGCATTTTTCCATGAACTCGGGGTTTTAGGGCCGGATACGCAGCTGGTGCATGCTGTATGGCTGGATGATACTGAAATCGACATGGTAAAAGACTCCGGCGCCATGATCGTGCACTGTCCGGTTGCCAATATGTATCTGGCTTCAGGTGTGGCTCCGGTGCCAAAGTATTTGGAAAATGACATTATTGTGGCTTTGGCGACTGATGGACCAGGCAGCAACAACAGTCAGGATATGGTGGCGGTTCTCAAGTTTACCGCCTGCCTGCATAAAGTTTCGACATTGAACTCCACTGTGCTTTATCCTGAAGATGTTCTGGCTATGGCCACCGCAGGCGGGGCAAAGGCAATGGGCAGGGAAGATTTGGGCAAGCTTGCCAAAGGCATGAAAGCGGACATAGTTATTGTGGACTGGAAAAAACCTCATATCGCACCTGTCCATAGGCCTGTATCGGCTCTAGTATACAACGCCAATGGGAATGATGTAGATACTGTGCTGGTAGACGGTAAAGTAGTAGTTAAAAATGGAAAAGCGGTTCTTGTCGATGAGGAGGCATTAATTGCTGAATGCCAAGGCCGAATTAAAGCCATTCGCAAAGCGTTGGGCAGAGACTAA
- a CDS encoding YgeY family selenium metabolism-linked hydrolase: MAANLKDLAQKINEYVEKEQDNIVQFLKEFIAIESVTYNEGNAVKFLADKMKEFGYDEVRIDPVGNVIGRIGSGKTVLLYDAHIDTVEPGEAKDWGFNPLEAQVKEGVIHGRGAVDDKGCLAGITYAGKAIKELGLESDFTLWVSGSISEEDVEGSCVQAMMEENKDIKPDFILVAEPSSMRLVRGHKGRALLKITVPGKAAHASAAWRGENALIKALPIIEGIDKYNDFIEDPFLGKGTIEVTKVDCKTPSLNTIPGEVTIICDRRISCGESIEDLLNEVKPFVDKVSGAKAEIDTEKVTSYTGYEITCVDYFPSWVMPEDHKIVVAGRKAFSTLFGKEPVVGKWDFCTNATHLCGRTGIPSLGFGPGDESLCHSTEDKVPISELVDAIKFYALFPFAIIE; this comes from the coding sequence ATGGCTGCTAACCTGAAAGACTTAGCTCAAAAAATAAATGAATACGTGGAAAAGGAACAAGATAATATTGTACAGTTCTTAAAGGAGTTTATTGCCATTGAAAGTGTTACCTATAACGAAGGAAATGCAGTCAAATTTTTAGCCGATAAAATGAAAGAATTCGGCTATGATGAGGTGAGAATAGATCCCGTCGGCAATGTGATAGGACGCATTGGCTCCGGAAAAACGGTTCTATTGTATGATGCCCATATTGATACTGTAGAACCGGGAGAGGCTAAAGACTGGGGATTTAACCCGCTGGAAGCCCAAGTTAAGGAGGGCGTTATTCATGGCCGTGGTGCGGTGGATGATAAGGGCTGCTTGGCAGGTATAACATACGCTGGTAAAGCCATCAAAGAGCTTGGTTTAGAAAGTGATTTTACCTTATGGGTATCAGGTTCGATATCTGAAGAAGATGTTGAAGGATCCTGCGTACAAGCGATGATGGAAGAAAATAAGGATATTAAGCCTGATTTTATTCTAGTCGCTGAACCGAGCAGCATGAGGTTGGTAAGAGGTCATAAAGGCAGGGCCTTATTGAAGATTACAGTTCCTGGCAAGGCCGCCCATGCCAGTGCCGCCTGGAGAGGCGAAAATGCTTTGATTAAAGCTTTGCCGATTATAGAAGGTATCGACAAATATAATGATTTTATTGAAGATCCTTTTTTGGGCAAAGGGACCATAGAAGTTACCAAAGTTGATTGTAAGACACCGTCTTTAAATACAATTCCAGGAGAAGTTACAATCATCTGCGACCGCCGAATTTCATGCGGGGAATCAATTGAGGACCTGCTTAACGAAGTGAAGCCGTTTGTTGATAAAGTCTCAGGAGCGAAAGCTGAAATCGATACGGAGAAAGTTACTTCGTACACCGGCTATGAGATTACTTGTGTTGATTACTTCCCTTCTTGGGTCATGCCGGAAGATCACAAGATTGTAGTTGCAGGTAGAAAGGCTTTTAGTACACTCTTTGGCAAAGAACCGGTTGTAGGCAAGTGGGATTTTTGCACCAATGCAACTCACTTATGTGGCAGAACAGGTATTCCCAGCCTGGGATTTGGGCCCGGCGATGAATCCTTATGCCACTCAACCGAAGATAAAGTGCCTATTAGCGAGTTAGTTGATGCCATTAAGTTTTATGCATTATTTCCATTTGCCATAATTGAATAA
- a CDS encoding ABC transporter ATP-binding protein, with protein sequence MSAFLQMKNIVKQFPGVRANDNVNFEVEAGEVHTLLGENGAGKSTLMSILYGLYQPTSGEIYLKGKRVEITSPKVAIELGIGMVHQHFMLIPALTVVENVILGMKSDKGAVLDLEGAAKKITALSRQYNMDIDPWAKVWQLSVGQQQRLEIIKALYRGADLLILDEPTAVLTPQEVEELFVMMRKLTQEGHTVIFISHKLDEIMTISQRVTVLRAGKSVATVNTKDTDKQELARLMVGRDVFLRFDKKPCCPGQPVLEMQGVECLNNKGLKALKQLSLTVCAGEVLGIAGVDGNGQSELVETITGLRKVTAGTVKVNGQDVTNKPPREILEHKVAHIPEDRHKRGLVMGMSIKENVMLMSYYKKPFANGLFLDWKYIENFAEELVEQYNVKTPGIEVLAKNLSGGNQQKVILGREISREPNLLIAMHPTRGLDIGATEYVHKRIIQERDRGCGVLLVSTELEEILSLSDRIAVMYGGEIMGIVDAKNANIEELGLMMAGTKQVAC encoded by the coding sequence ATGTCCGCTTTTTTACAAATGAAAAACATTGTCAAGCAATTTCCGGGTGTTCGGGCTAACGATAATGTAAACTTTGAAGTGGAAGCCGGAGAAGTGCATACCCTTTTGGGGGAAAATGGCGCCGGGAAGAGTACTCTGATGAGTATCCTTTACGGGCTGTATCAGCCCACGTCCGGGGAAATCTATTTAAAAGGTAAAAGAGTTGAAATTACTTCTCCGAAAGTGGCTATTGAGCTTGGAATCGGAATGGTTCACCAGCATTTTATGTTAATTCCGGCCTTAACTGTTGTGGAAAATGTCATTCTGGGTATGAAGTCAGATAAGGGAGCAGTTTTGGATTTGGAAGGTGCTGCCAAAAAAATCACTGCCCTGTCCAGACAGTACAACATGGACATTGATCCCTGGGCTAAAGTGTGGCAGCTCAGTGTCGGCCAGCAGCAGCGACTGGAGATTATTAAAGCCCTTTACCGTGGCGCCGACCTGTTGATCTTGGATGAACCTACTGCTGTGTTGACTCCGCAGGAAGTAGAAGAATTGTTTGTAATGATGCGGAAGCTTACCCAGGAAGGGCATACTGTAATCTTTATCAGCCACAAGCTGGATGAAATTATGACCATCAGCCAGCGGGTGACCGTTTTGCGGGCCGGAAAATCAGTGGCAACAGTTAACACCAAGGATACGGATAAACAGGAGTTGGCAAGGCTCATGGTGGGCAGGGATGTATTCCTGCGCTTCGATAAGAAGCCTTGTTGCCCGGGGCAGCCTGTTTTGGAAATGCAAGGCGTGGAATGTTTAAATAATAAAGGTTTAAAAGCACTAAAACAGCTCTCTTTAACCGTTTGCGCCGGTGAAGTGCTTGGTATTGCCGGGGTTGACGGCAACGGACAGTCGGAGTTGGTGGAAACGATTACAGGTTTACGCAAAGTAACAGCGGGTACCGTAAAAGTTAACGGACAAGACGTGACAAATAAACCTCCCAGAGAAATTTTGGAGCATAAGGTTGCCCATATTCCGGAAGACCGGCATAAGCGCGGCCTGGTAATGGGTATGTCAATTAAGGAAAACGTTATGCTCATGAGTTATTATAAGAAGCCTTTTGCCAACGGTTTGTTCTTAGACTGGAAATATATCGAAAATTTTGCTGAAGAACTGGTGGAGCAGTATAACGTAAAAACTCCGGGCATCGAGGTGCTGGCTAAAAACCTTTCCGGCGGTAACCAGCAGAAGGTTATTCTGGGAAGGGAAATTTCCCGTGAACCAAACCTTTTAATTGCCATGCACCCCACCAGAGGTCTGGATATTGGAGCTACCGAATACGTGCATAAGCGGATCATTCAGGAAAGAGACAGGGGCTGTGGGGTACTCCTGGTTTCTACCGAGCTGGAAGAGATACTCTCTTTAAGCGACAGGATTGCTGTCATGTACGGTGGAGAAATCATGGGCATTGTCGATGCCAAAAATGCCAATATTGAAGAGTTAGGCCTGATGATGGCAGGAACGAAACAGGTGGCATGCTAA
- a CDS encoding ornithine carbamoyltransferase, which yields MQTHFKGKHLLCEQDWTNEELETLFRVAEDLKMKYAMDVPHELCKNKSLFMLFFEESTRTRNAFECGITQLGGHANYLTPKATQIDHGETAKDTIEVLSRMGHGIGIRNTLVGGHKWMAEVAKYSKIPVYNMQCDIWHPTQSIADLFTIREKFGTNLRGLKFVISWTSAPNYVRPLSMAQSLVALMPRFGMDVTLAHPEKFDLMPEVIEMAKENARKAGSKFEIVHDMDEACKDADIIYAKGWGPIMHVGNDEAAGLKLIDENPGWIVDSRRMKLAKEHAIYMHCMPADRDVEVTSEVMDGPQSVLYDQAENRMHTIKALMALTMGNVASRR from the coding sequence ATGCAAACACATTTCAAGGGTAAGCACCTATTATGCGAACAAGACTGGACAAATGAGGAACTGGAAACTTTATTTAGAGTGGCTGAAGATCTCAAAATGAAGTATGCCATGGATGTTCCTCATGAACTATGTAAAAATAAATCTTTGTTCATGCTTTTCTTCGAAGAATCAACCCGTACCAGAAACGCTTTCGAGTGTGGAATTACACAGCTCGGCGGTCATGCCAACTACCTAACTCCGAAAGCTACCCAGATTGATCACGGCGAAACAGCAAAAGATACCATTGAAGTGCTGAGCCGCATGGGCCATGGTATCGGGATCCGTAACACCTTGGTAGGCGGACATAAATGGATGGCTGAAGTGGCTAAATACTCTAAAATACCCGTTTACAACATGCAGTGCGATATCTGGCATCCAACCCAATCTATTGCCGACTTGTTTACTATCAGGGAGAAATTTGGCACGAACTTGAGAGGTCTAAAGTTTGTTATTTCCTGGACCTCTGCTCCCAACTATGTACGTCCCTTATCAATGGCCCAATCTCTTGTTGCTTTGATGCCTCGTTTTGGGATGGATGTAACTTTGGCTCATCCTGAGAAATTCGATTTGATGCCGGAAGTTATTGAAATGGCCAAAGAAAACGCCAGAAAGGCCGGTTCTAAATTTGAAATTGTGCATGATATGGATGAGGCGTGCAAAGATGCCGATATCATCTATGCTAAAGGTTGGGGTCCGATTATGCACGTGGGCAATGACGAGGCTGCCGGCTTGAAACTTATTGATGAGAACCCGGGCTGGATCGTTGACAGCAGACGGATGAAGCTTGCGAAAGAGCACGCAATCTACATGCACTGCATGCCTGCCGACCGTGACGTAGAAGTAACAAGCGAGGTTATGGATGGACCGCAGTCAGTCCTCTACGATCAAGCTGAAAACAGGATGCATACCATTAAAGCTTTAATGGCTTTAACTATGGGTAACGTAGCTTCGAGAAGATAA
- a CDS encoding flavodoxin family protein translates to MAKILGICGSVRKGATEHAVREALKAAEKIPGIETEFWTVRGKKIGYCVHCDRCIRDKTMCVIQDDLKELENLVLEADGFIIGSPVYDMNISAQLTAVFNRLRPIYLVHPGVLKNKVGGAIATGGTRHGGQEFALQAILNFYIMHEMLACGGLGGCYNGGKIWSKDMKAQGAIDDAVGMDTVRRLGRGVAEAAIVTALGRKEWREKAKELNIDIEGQSPLRDH, encoded by the coding sequence ATGGCTAAAATTTTAGGGATATGCGGGAGTGTCCGGAAAGGAGCAACAGAACACGCAGTAAGGGAAGCACTCAAAGCGGCAGAGAAAATTCCAGGAATCGAAACAGAATTTTGGACGGTCCGGGGGAAGAAAATAGGGTACTGTGTGCACTGTGACCGTTGCATCAGGGATAAGACCATGTGTGTCATTCAAGATGATCTCAAAGAACTGGAAAACCTCGTTTTGGAGGCCGACGGATTTATCATTGGCTCTCCGGTATACGACATGAACATTTCTGCCCAATTGACAGCAGTGTTCAATAGGTTAAGACCTATCTACCTTGTACACCCGGGGGTATTGAAAAACAAAGTAGGCGGGGCAATAGCCACCGGTGGAACCAGGCATGGCGGGCAGGAATTTGCCCTACAAGCTATTTTGAATTTCTACATCATGCATGAAATGCTGGCTTGTGGCGGATTAGGCGGCTGCTACAACGGCGGCAAAATCTGGTCTAAAGACATGAAAGCCCAAGGAGCAATAGATGATGCCGTAGGCATGGATACAGTAAGAAGGCTGGGCCGTGGTGTGGCGGAAGCGGCTATTGTTACGGCGCTGGGAAGAAAAGAATGGAGGGAAAAAGCCAAAGAACTAAATATTGACATTGAAGGCCAATCACCCCTGCGTGACCACTAA
- a CDS encoding MoaD/ThiS family protein — translation MQVHVKYFNILQEVTGKKEEILDVEDNADLAALIALIAGKYGESEMAFFDREKRSLAAHIRVFVDKKLVYNPEYKLYEGAQVALFFAVVGG, via the coding sequence ATGCAAGTCCATGTAAAGTATTTTAACATCCTTCAGGAAGTTACAGGAAAGAAGGAAGAAATCCTAGATGTTGAGGACAATGCGGATTTGGCAGCCCTGATAGCCTTAATAGCGGGGAAGTACGGCGAATCAGAAATGGCGTTTTTCGACAGGGAAAAGAGGAGTCTTGCGGCCCATATTAGGGTATTTGTTGATAAAAAGCTAGTATATAATCCGGAGTATAAACTTTATGAAGGAGCCCAAGTCGCTTTGTTTTTTGCAGTAGTCGGCGGCTAA
- a CDS encoding BMP family protein yields MMKRFLSVGLILVLLAALLLAGCGGSKQAEDNKDNASAPQKDKLKVAALLPGTINDQGWNATAYRGLKLIEEKFGAEIAYTEKVAQSDMEENFRGYASQGFDIVIGHGFEFGDAAKKVAPEFPDVKFIVTSTNIHQEPNLASLNTDNYEQGFLQGVVAGLITKTGKVGAVGGMEIPPIADSLRGFEKGAKYVNQNVEVLSAFTGDFEDAAKAKETALAMIEKGADVIMADADQAGIGAIEAAKEKGVLAIGANGDQNSLAPDTVVTSGFDDLAFAMEILVNDIVNGKFEPKFYDLGVAEGAVYLAPYHSFEDKLDQAVKDKIQQIFEDMKSNKLDAHALDK; encoded by the coding sequence ATGATGAAGCGGTTTCTAAGTGTTGGTTTAATCTTGGTATTGCTTGCAGCCCTCTTGCTGGCCGGCTGCGGCGGTTCCAAACAGGCTGAAGACAACAAAGATAATGCAAGTGCACCCCAGAAAGACAAGCTTAAAGTTGCGGCTTTACTACCAGGCACTATCAACGACCAAGGATGGAATGCTACTGCCTATCGCGGCCTGAAGCTAATTGAAGAAAAATTCGGTGCTGAAATTGCTTATACCGAGAAAGTGGCCCAGTCGGATATGGAAGAAAACTTCCGCGGCTATGCTTCACAGGGATTTGACATAGTGATTGGTCATGGCTTTGAGTTTGGGGATGCTGCTAAAAAAGTAGCTCCTGAATTTCCGGATGTTAAGTTCATTGTAACCAGCACCAACATCCACCAAGAGCCGAACCTGGCCTCTTTGAATACCGATAACTACGAGCAAGGGTTCTTACAAGGCGTAGTTGCAGGCTTAATCACTAAAACCGGTAAGGTAGGAGCTGTTGGTGGCATGGAGATTCCTCCTATAGCTGATTCTCTTAGGGGATTTGAAAAAGGTGCAAAATATGTAAACCAAAATGTTGAGGTGCTTTCCGCATTTACCGGTGATTTTGAAGATGCAGCCAAGGCTAAAGAAACTGCTTTGGCCATGATTGAAAAAGGCGCGGATGTGATTATGGCAGACGCTGACCAGGCAGGGATAGGCGCTATTGAAGCCGCTAAAGAAAAAGGCGTCCTGGCAATAGGCGCTAACGGTGACCAGAACTCTTTGGCCCCTGATACGGTTGTAACCAGTGGTTTTGATGACCTGGCATTTGCCATGGAGATCCTTGTTAACGACATTGTTAACGGCAAGTTCGAACCCAAGTTCTACGATCTTGGAGTTGCAGAAGGTGCTGTCTACCTGGCTCCGTACCATAGCTTTGAAGATAAGCTAGATCAGGCCGTTAAAGATAAAATTCAACAGATCTTTGAAGATATGAAATCCAATAAGCTTGATGCCCACGCTCTAGATAAATAA
- a CDS encoding BMP family protein: protein MFQRKKWTIALVLVLALAVLAGCGGQKADNSGTEQPQGDSKETLKVGILLPGNINDKGWNASAYEGLMQAKEKFGVEVTYQENVTQSDMEEVFRNYATNGYNLIIGHGYQFSDAAQKVAEEFPDAKFAILNGYVSNGKNLASYSFTNWQPGYVAGTLAGLLTKTNKIGAIGAQKIPVIEDALEAFKDAAKAVNPNAEVVITYVDSWDDVAKGKETALAMINNGADVVTCDANAVGLGAIEAAKEKGTYHIGFVDDQYNVAPEVVVASAIQSNQEMVKYVVKAVLDGNFKPEQNVLGIKEGVEGISSFHDWESKLPKEVIDKVMQVNQDIIDGKITWTKK from the coding sequence ATGTTTCAAAGGAAAAAATGGACTATTGCTCTGGTTTTGGTGCTGGCTCTAGCGGTTTTAGCCGGTTGCGGCGGACAGAAAGCTGACAACTCGGGAACTGAACAGCCCCAGGGTGACAGTAAAGAGACATTGAAAGTCGGTATTCTTTTACCGGGCAACATCAACGACAAGGGTTGGAACGCCAGCGCCTATGAGGGCTTGATGCAAGCTAAGGAAAAGTTTGGTGTAGAAGTGACTTATCAGGAGAATGTTACCCAGTCTGATATGGAGGAAGTATTCAGGAATTACGCGACAAACGGATATAACTTGATTATTGGTCATGGCTATCAATTTAGCGATGCAGCACAAAAGGTAGCGGAAGAATTTCCTGATGCCAAGTTTGCCATTCTTAACGGGTATGTAAGTAATGGCAAAAATTTGGCTTCATACAGTTTCACCAACTGGCAGCCTGGCTATGTTGCTGGGACCTTGGCCGGGTTATTGACTAAAACAAATAAAATCGGCGCTATTGGGGCTCAAAAAATACCTGTTATTGAGGACGCTTTAGAAGCTTTTAAAGATGCCGCTAAAGCTGTAAATCCAAATGCTGAGGTTGTTATAACCTATGTGGACTCTTGGGATGATGTGGCTAAAGGGAAAGAAACCGCATTGGCAATGATCAACAATGGTGCTGATGTCGTCACTTGCGATGCTAATGCAGTTGGCTTGGGCGCTATTGAAGCAGCAAAAGAAAAAGGTACTTATCATATCGGTTTTGTTGATGACCAATATAATGTTGCTCCTGAAGTAGTGGTAGCCAGCGCTATTCAAAGCAACCAGGAGATGGTTAAGTATGTAGTTAAAGCAGTATTGGACGGCAACTTCAAACCTGAACAAAATGTATTGGGTATTAAGGAAGGAGTAGAGGGAATCAGTTCCTTCCATGATTGGGAGAGCAAACTCCCCAAAGAAGTTATTGACAAAGTGATGCAAGTGAATCAAGATATAATTGATGGCAAGATCACCTGGACCAAAAAGTAA
- a CDS encoding flavodoxin family protein — translation MVKILGISGSPRKGATEYVVGEALKAAAEIPGVETEMITLRGKKIAPCNHCDYCRREKTWCVIKDDMLDLITKFIEADAFIIASPVYVYTTTPQLQAFFSRMRACFHVFPGRLRNKFGAAIAVGGTRNGGQEMTINTIINLLMARGINVVSNETGGYAGGKVWSKDKKAEGAAEDLIGMETVTKLAKKLAEVAVTYAAGLKAIAENTDQVG, via the coding sequence ATGGTTAAAATCTTAGGCATCAGCGGCAGTCCAAGGAAAGGCGCTACCGAATATGTGGTGGGGGAAGCGCTTAAAGCTGCTGCTGAAATACCGGGCGTGGAAACGGAGATGATTACCCTTCGCGGCAAAAAAATTGCTCCGTGCAACCATTGTGATTATTGCCGGCGTGAGAAGACATGGTGTGTTATTAAAGATGACATGCTTGATCTGATTACCAAGTTTATAGAAGCGGATGCATTTATTATAGCTTCGCCTGTTTATGTATATACCACAACACCACAGTTGCAGGCATTCTTTAGCCGGATGAGAGCATGTTTCCATGTGTTTCCCGGCAGGCTGCGCAATAAATTCGGAGCGGCTATTGCCGTAGGGGGTACCCGAAACGGCGGACAGGAGATGACCATTAATACCATTATTAACCTGCTGATGGCCAGGGGCATTAATGTTGTAAGCAATGAGACTGGCGGATATGCCGGTGGCAAAGTTTGGTCCAAAGATAAAAAGGCTGAAGGTGCTGCCGAGGATTTGATTGGCATGGAGACAGTTACGAAGCTTGCTAAAAAACTGGCAGAAGTGGCCGTAACTTATGCGGCCGGACTAAAAGCTATAGCAGAAAATACAGATCAGGTAGGGTAA
- a CDS encoding ABC transporter permease — protein sequence MATKDVTNGENIIIKGMKSLTLPLLAIISALVLGAIIIILMKLDPIKAYQSLLKGSLGSTNAIGETLVKTTPLIFTGLSFALAKRCGLINLGAEGQLYMGGFLATVVGIYIKGLPLFIHLPLAILAGFIGGGLWGLLAAWLKVKFGASELITTIMLNYIAIHWVSYLVTGPMKEPPGNFPQTPAVELSAQLPRILPGTRLHLGLIVALLAIVLFYIFLWKTTVGYETRVVGQNIDAARYAGINPERNAYLAMFIAGGFGGMAGMNEILGIQQRLFQAFSPGYGFDGIAVALLGQNTPIGILLSGILFGILRSGANMMQMAAKVPIAVIYIIQALVIMFVVGSSIFTMLQKRRSLAAAAKGGNVQ from the coding sequence ATGGCAACTAAAGATGTAACAAACGGTGAAAACATAATAATCAAAGGTATGAAAAGCTTAACACTGCCATTGCTGGCTATAATTTCGGCGTTGGTATTAGGTGCGATAATTATCATTCTGATGAAGCTGGACCCTATCAAAGCATACCAAAGCCTTTTAAAAGGCTCATTGGGCAGCACTAATGCGATCGGTGAGACTTTGGTTAAAACTACGCCGCTTATTTTTACAGGCTTAAGTTTCGCGCTGGCAAAACGGTGCGGTTTAATTAACCTCGGTGCAGAAGGACAGCTATATATGGGTGGTTTTTTGGCAACTGTAGTGGGTATCTATATAAAAGGACTGCCCTTGTTTATTCATTTGCCATTGGCAATCCTGGCAGGTTTTATTGGAGGAGGCTTATGGGGACTTTTAGCTGCGTGGCTGAAAGTGAAATTCGGGGCCAGTGAGTTGATTACCACAATTATGTTAAACTATATAGCTATTCACTGGGTCAGTTATCTGGTTACCGGACCCATGAAAGAGCCGCCGGGGAATTTCCCGCAAACGCCGGCAGTGGAGTTATCTGCACAGTTGCCCAGGATACTTCCGGGGACAAGGCTGCATTTAGGGTTGATAGTTGCTTTGTTGGCTATTGTATTATTTTATATCTTTCTCTGGAAAACAACAGTTGGTTATGAAACCAGGGTTGTGGGGCAAAACATTGATGCCGCCCGGTATGCCGGAATAAATCCAGAGCGCAATGCATATTTAGCAATGTTTATCGCGGGCGGCTTTGGCGGAATGGCTGGCATGAACGAGATCTTGGGAATACAGCAAAGGTTGTTTCAGGCATTTTCCCCGGGTTACGGTTTTGACGGCATTGCAGTCGCGCTGCTTGGACAGAACACTCCTATCGGTATTCTTCTATCCGGAATACTGTTTGGCATTTTGCGCAGCGGTGCCAATATGATGCAAATGGCTGCCAAGGTCCCCATTGCAGTAATCTATATTATTCAGGCTTTAGTTATCATGTTCGTCGTCGGCAGTAGCATTTTTACCATGCTGCAGAAACGTAGAAGTTTAGCAGCCGCCGCGAAGGGAGGCAACGTCCAGTGA
- a CDS encoding ABC transporter permease — MDVITNFLAADIRTATPILLAALGLVYGERSGVVNIGAEGMMLTGALAGVAGSYYLGSAWYGALAGMLCGALISLIFAYLTITVKADQVVVGAAINILGLGITTSFARVMFGVNTAPPKIDSFTPVAVPVLSKIPVIGPVFFQQNALVYIALLLVPVAYFILFKTDIGLKVRAVGEHPKACDTVGIDVYKVRYGSVLVSGLLSGLAGSYVSLGLLSFFTENMIAGRGFIALAAVIFGKWNPLGALGAALLFGAGDALQFRLQASGTEIPFQFLLMVPYILTILALAGFVGKSQGPAASGVPYSKE; from the coding sequence ATAGATGTAATTACAAATTTCCTTGCAGCAGATATTCGCACAGCGACACCGATTCTGTTGGCTGCCCTGGGCTTGGTTTACGGAGAAAGATCCGGTGTGGTAAACATCGGCGCTGAGGGGATGATGTTGACCGGAGCGTTAGCCGGTGTAGCCGGGTCCTATTATTTGGGGAGCGCATGGTATGGGGCTTTAGCCGGCATGCTTTGCGGCGCTTTGATTTCTCTTATCTTTGCTTATTTAACAATTACAGTTAAGGCAGACCAGGTAGTTGTGGGTGCGGCAATCAATATTTTGGGACTGGGAATAACGACTTCCTTTGCCCGCGTTATGTTTGGTGTTAATACCGCTCCGCCCAAAATCGATTCTTTCACTCCGGTAGCGGTACCTGTATTATCCAAAATTCCTGTAATCGGACCGGTGTTCTTCCAACAGAACGCTTTAGTTTATATTGCCTTGCTGCTTGTCCCGGTTGCCTATTTCATTTTGTTTAAAACTGATATCGGTTTAAAAGTAAGGGCAGTGGGCGAACACCCCAAAGCTTGCGACACAGTGGGTATTGACGTATATAAAGTACGTTACGGCAGTGTCCTTGTTAGCGGCTTATTATCAGGTTTGGCTGGCTCCTACGTATCGCTGGGACTTTTGAGCTTTTTTACGGAAAATATGATAGCCGGCCGGGGTTTCATAGCTTTGGCAGCGGTTATCTTTGGCAAGTGGAATCCACTGGGCGCTTTGGGCGCAGCCCTGCTGTTCGGTGCAGGAGATGCCCTGCAGTTCCGCTTGCAGGCTTCAGGGACCGAGATTCCGTTTCAATTCCTGCTCATGGTGCCGTATATATTGACTATTTTAGCTTTGGCAGGCTTTGTTGGTAAGTCCCAGGGACCTGCCGCCAGTGGTGTGCCCTACAGCAAAGAATAA